The Streptomyces seoulensis genome contains a region encoding:
- the egtD gene encoding L-histidine N(alpha)-methyltransferase: MSLHVTRTLPEDATDAALRADVLDGLSADPKTLPPKWFYDARGSELFERITELPEYYPTRAEREILENRSGEIAAAGGARTLIELGSGSSRKTRHLIDAHDSLEAYIPVDVSESALVQAGQALTAERPGLTVHALIADFTAPMTLPETPGPRLVAFLGGTIGNLLPAERSGFLATVRSLLAPGDALLLGTDLVKDEAVLVRAYDDASGVTAAFNKNVLSVVDRELGADFDPDAFDHVARWDPEREWIEMRLRSRTAQTVKVPALGLVVDFAAGEELRTEVSAKFRREGVAAELDKAGLELTHWWTDSEDRFALSLSVAR; the protein is encoded by the coding sequence GTGAGCCTGCACGTCACCCGCACCCTCCCCGAGGACGCCACCGACGCCGCGCTGCGCGCCGACGTCCTCGACGGCCTGAGCGCCGACCCCAAGACCCTGCCGCCCAAGTGGTTCTACGACGCACGCGGCAGCGAGCTGTTCGAGCGGATCACGGAGCTGCCGGAGTACTACCCGACCCGCGCCGAGCGGGAGATCCTTGAGAACCGCTCCGGCGAGATCGCCGCCGCCGGCGGCGCCCGCACCCTGATCGAGCTGGGATCGGGCTCCTCGCGCAAGACCCGCCATCTGATCGACGCGCATGACTCGCTGGAGGCGTACATCCCCGTCGACGTCAGCGAGAGCGCGCTGGTGCAGGCCGGGCAGGCCCTCACCGCGGAGCGGCCGGGGCTCACGGTGCACGCGCTGATCGCCGACTTCACCGCGCCGATGACGCTGCCGGAGACGCCCGGTCCCCGGCTGGTCGCCTTCCTCGGCGGCACGATCGGCAACCTGCTGCCCGCCGAGCGGTCCGGCTTCCTGGCCACCGTGCGCTCCCTGCTCGCGCCGGGCGACGCGCTGCTGCTGGGCACGGACCTGGTCAAGGACGAGGCGGTGCTGGTCAGGGCGTACGACGACGCGTCCGGGGTGACGGCCGCGTTCAACAAGAACGTGCTCAGCGTGGTCGACCGCGAGCTGGGCGCCGACTTCGACCCGGACGCCTTCGACCATGTGGCCCGCTGGGACCCCGAGCGGGAGTGGATCGAGATGCGGCTGCGCTCGCGCACCGCGCAGACGGTGAAGGTGCCCGCGCTGGGCCTGGTCGTGGACTTCGCCGCCGGCGAGGAACTGCGCACCGAGGTGTCGGCGAAGTTCCGCCGGGAGGGCGTCGCCGCCGAACTGGACAAGGCGGGGCTGGAGTTGACCCACTGGTGGACCGACTCCGAGGACCGCTTCGCGCTCTCGCTCAGCGTGGCGCGCTGA
- a CDS encoding dodecin, translating to MSNHTYRVSEIVGTSNDGVDQAIRNAIGRADQTLRNLDWFEVTQVRGQIENGRIEKYQVCLKVGFRLEDV from the coding sequence ATGTCGAACCACACCTACCGGGTCAGCGAGATCGTCGGCACCTCCAACGACGGTGTCGACCAGGCCATCCGCAACGCCATCGGCCGTGCCGACCAGACCCTGCGCAATCTGGACTGGTTCGAGGTCACGCAGGTCCGGGGGCAGATCGAGAACGGGCGGATCGAGAAGTACCAGGTGTGCCTGAAGGTGGGCTTCCGCCTGGAAGACGTCTGA
- a CDS encoding LNS2 domain-containing protein: protein MAQSSKRPVAVFDLDNTLAGTAHRQHFLESRPRDWDGFFAAAPFDPPLTEGVTMARTAARTCDVVYLTGRPERCRRDTLDWLAAHQLPDGELHMRPNHDRRPARTTKLEILRRLAGRREVLVVVDDDELVCDAAERAGFAVVRARWADPSAALEEAQERDGRT, encoded by the coding sequence GTGGCACAGAGCAGCAAGCGCCCGGTGGCCGTCTTCGACCTCGACAACACCCTCGCGGGGACCGCGCACCGGCAGCATTTCCTGGAGAGCCGCCCGCGCGACTGGGACGGCTTCTTCGCCGCCGCGCCCTTCGACCCGCCGCTCACCGAGGGCGTGACGATGGCCCGTACCGCCGCTCGCACCTGTGACGTGGTGTACCTGACCGGACGGCCCGAGCGGTGCCGCCGGGACACCCTCGACTGGCTCGCCGCGCACCAACTGCCCGACGGCGAGCTGCACATGCGGCCCAATCACGACCGCAGGCCCGCCCGGACCACCAAGCTGGAGATCCTGCGCCGGCTCGCCGGCCGCCGCGAGGTGCTGGTCGTCGTGGACGACGACGAGCTGGTCTGCGACGCGGCCGAGCGGGCCGGGTTCGCCGTCGTGCGGGCCCGCTGGGCCGACCCCTCGGCAGCGCTGGAGGAGGCCCAGGAGCGGGACGGCCGGACCTGA
- a CDS encoding antitoxin, which translates to MSFMDKIKGMLKGHEDMADKGVDRGGDYLDQRTGNKHQSQVDTAQDKLRDQFGSQQHRDNPPHT; encoded by the coding sequence ATGTCCTTTATGGACAAGATCAAGGGAATGCTCAAGGGCCACGAAGACATGGCCGACAAGGGCGTCGACAGGGGTGGCGACTACCTCGACCAGCGGACCGGCAACAAGCACCAGTCCCAGGTCGACACCGCACAGGACAAGCTGAGGGACCAGTTCGGCTCCCAGCAGCACCGCGACAACCCGCCGCACACCTGA
- a CDS encoding succinate dehydrogenase/fumarate reductase iron-sulfur subunit produces the protein MRLTLRVWRQRNADTDGAMSTYEVDGISPDMSFLEMLDVLNERLILEGEDPVAFDHDCREGICGACSLVINGDAHGPERTTTCQLHMRSFADGDTIDVEPWRAAAFPVVKDLVVDRSAFDRIIQAGGYVTAPTGAAPEAHSTPVPKPDADFAFENAECIGCGACVAACPNGAAMLFTAAKVSHLNVLPQGGPERETRVLDMVAQMDAEGFGGCTLAGECATACPKGIPLFSITGMNKEWLRATRKAGKR, from the coding sequence ATGAGGCTCACCCTGCGCGTCTGGCGTCAGCGGAACGCCGACACCGACGGTGCCATGTCCACCTACGAGGTGGACGGCATCTCGCCCGACATGTCCTTCCTGGAGATGCTGGACGTGCTCAACGAACGGCTGATCCTCGAAGGTGAGGACCCGGTCGCCTTCGACCACGACTGCCGCGAGGGGATCTGCGGCGCGTGCAGCCTCGTCATCAACGGCGACGCCCACGGCCCCGAGCGCACCACCACCTGCCAGCTCCACATGCGGTCCTTCGCGGACGGCGACACCATCGACGTCGAGCCCTGGCGGGCCGCCGCCTTCCCGGTCGTCAAGGACCTGGTGGTGGACCGCTCCGCCTTCGACCGGATCATCCAGGCCGGCGGCTATGTCACCGCGCCCACGGGCGCCGCCCCGGAGGCCCACTCGACACCGGTGCCGAAGCCCGACGCCGACTTCGCCTTCGAGAACGCGGAGTGCATCGGCTGCGGTGCCTGTGTGGCCGCCTGTCCCAACGGCGCGGCGATGCTCTTCACCGCCGCCAAGGTCAGCCACCTCAACGTCCTCCCGCAGGGCGGACCCGAGCGGGAGACCCGCGTGCTGGACATGGTGGCCCAGATGGACGCGGAGGGCTTCGGCGGCTGCACCCTGGCCGGCGAATGCGCCACGGCCTGCCCCAAGGGCATCCCGCTCTTCTCCATCACCGGCATGAACAAGGAATGGCTGCGCGCCACCCGTAAGGCGGGCAAGCGGTAG